Below is a genomic region from Spirosoma radiotolerans.
AAGCCATCTGGAACGGCGAAACCATCGCCGAAAGTAACGACACGGTCGTTGTTGAAAACAATCATTATTTTCCGAAGGAATCGGTCAACGCTACGTTTCTGACTGATAGTTCAACGCATTCGACCTGCCCCTGGAAAGGCCTGGCATCGTATTACTCACTGACGGTCGATGGCAAAACCAATACCGATGCGGCCTGGTATTATCCCGAGCCCAAACCAGCCGCCAGCGAAATCAAAAACCGGATAGCCTTCTGGAAAGGCGTACAGGTTGTCGAATGATTGAGGTCCGCAAGCTGACAAAACGTTTTGATTCGCATACGGCCGTTCAGGATGTGTCGCTTACGGTTGGCCGGGGAGAAACACTCGTGCTGCTCGGCACCAGTGGGTGTGGCAAAACGACAACGCTTAAAATGATCAATCGCCTGATTGAACCCACAAGTGGCTCCATTCAAGTCGATGGTCTGGACGTTCAGCAGCAGCCCAGCCCTGCGTTACGCCGACGAATTGGCTACGTGATTCAGGATGGCGGCTTGTTTCCCCACTACACGGTTGCCGATGCCATTGCCACCGTTCCGAAACTGCTCGGCTGGGAGACTGCCCGGACTCAGGAGCGAATTCGTGAACTGATGGACAAACTTCAACTGCCCACGAGCCTGCTCATGCGCTATCCGGCTGAGCTGAGTGGCGGGCAGCGGCAGCGCGTTGGACTGGCACGAGCGCTGGCCGTCCATCCACCCGTAGTACTGATGGACGAGCCATTTGGCGCCCTGGATCCCTTTACCCGAAAACACGTTCGGCGAGAGCTGTTCGGCCTGAGCGAACTACGTGAAACGACGGTGGTCCTGGTAACGCACGATGTCAATGAAGCGCTGGAATTGGCCGACCGCATTGCCCTTATGGACAAGGGACGTATTGTTCAAATTGGCCCCCCGGACGAGTTATTGACCAATCCGGCTACTGATTTCGTGCGCGATTTTCTGGATGACAAACCCCACCGGCTGCATGACTGACTTCTTCGCATTTGTTCGTGATCATGCTGATAAGTTGCTGGAACAGACGCTCACGCACATCGGTCTGACGTTCGTGTCGTTGTTGGTCGCCTTGCTGATCGGCGTGCCTCTTGGCATTTTTATCTCTCGCCAAACCCGGCTGGCAAGTGGTGTGTTGGGCGTTGCGGGCGTGTTGCAAACAGTACCGAGTGTAGCCTTACTTGGCTTCCTGATTCCGGTGCTCGGCATTGGGGTTGGCCCGGCTCTCGTAGCCTTGTTTCTTTATGCCTTATTGCCCATCATCCGAAATACCTACGTTGGCATCACCGAAGTGAGTCCATTGATAAAGGAAGCTGCAACGGGTGTCGGCATGACCCGGAACCAGGTACTGACCAAAGTGGAATTGCCGCTGGCCCTGCCCGTTATTTTTGCCGGTGTTCGAACGGCAACGGTCATTAATGTAGGCGTGGCAACACTGGCGGCTTATGTAGCTGCGGGTGGCCTGGGCGAATTTATCTTTAGTGGTATAGCGCTCAGCAATGTCAATATGATGCTGGCGGGTGCTATTCCAGCCGCTTTACTGGCCGTCGGATTTGATTTTGGACTGGCCCGCCTGCAGCGTTTATCTGCCAAAAAACTCCGCGTTGGGGCGCTGGTGTTTGTGTTCTTAGTCCCGTTTCTGTCGGCGTTTTATTTGTTGCCCGGTCGGCAGGATAAGTTGATTGCAGGTTTTGCGCACGAATTTTATGGTCGTGCCGACGGTTATCCGGGCTTGCAAAAAACCTATGGCCTGCACCTGCGGCCCCGGCTTATTGATCAGAATCTGATGTACGAAGCTATCCGGCGGGAGCAGGTCGATATCATTAGCGGCTATTCCACCGATGGTCGGATTAAAGCCTTCGACTTGCTGGTTCTGACGGATAATAAACATGCTTTTCCACCTTACGATGCGGCCCCGGTTGTTCGGCAGGTAACGCTCAAACGTCACCCCGAGCTTGGCCCAACGCTAAATTTACTGGCGGGAAAACTGACTGATTCGGTCATGACAGCCCTGAACTATCAGGTCGACTATAAAAAGGAATCGCCGGAACTGGTTGCTCGTTTTTTTCTGAAGCGAGTAGGGTTGTACAAAGACCCCCGGCTCGCTGCGGATTCACCCGACAGGCGTACGGAAACGGTAGTAATGGGGTCAAAGGTGTTTACTGAGCAGTATATTCTGGCTGAAATTTATCGACAACTCATTGAGGGACAAACGCGTCTGCGGGTCATTACCAAAACCGGCCTTGGCGGTACGCAAATTTGTTTCGATGCCTTGCGGACGGGTGCTATTGATTTCTATCCTGAATACACGGGTACGGGTTTGCTGGTGGTGTTGCAGCCCCCGGTGGCAACGCTGACGAAACTGACGATGCAGTCGGATTCCGTCTATCAGTTTTGCCGACAACAATTTCGGGAGAAGTACCAACTCGACTGGTTAAGCCCGCTGGGGTTCAGCAACAGTTATTGCCTGATGATGCGCCGGAGTCAGGCTCGCCTGGATGGTATCCAGTCAATTGATGATTTGGTCAGTTATTTAAGCAAAAAATAGCCCGATACCTACTTTACGTTTGTTTACATTTGACGAAAAGTCAATTTTGGTTTTTGTGGCCCAATCGCCCTACTGTATATCAACTCGCTTAACTTCTGTGTTCGTTATGACCTTGTCTCGTCTGTTGGCCTGTGTTCTTCTACTAACTTTTCCTGTATCAGCTATTTATGCAAAAGTTGACACACTCGATGTGCCCAGTGCTGCCATGAACCGAACACTTCGGACGGCCGTTGTGCTGCCCCAGCGATACAAAAAAATAAAGCAGCCGCTGCCGGTATTGTACCTGCTTCATGGAGGAAGTGGTAGTTTTCGGGACTGGCTCACCAAGACACCGGACAAAACGCTCCTTCAACGACTGGCCGATCAATATAAACTGATCATCGTTACACCAGACGGCGACCCCACTAGCTATTATTTCGATAGCCCGCTGGTCAAGAGCAGCCAATTTGAGACCTTCATCTCGAAGGAACTGATTGATAAAATTGACAATACCTACCGAACCATCCAGGATAAAAAAGGGCGGCTCATTGCAGGCTTGTCGATGGGTGGCCACGGGGCTATGTTTATCTCGAGCCGTCATCCCGACCTATACGCTGCTGCCGGAAGCATGAGTGGTGTCATGAACATCAACACGGCAACCTGGAAAGTGCCTGCTGATTTTGCCAAATCACGGGCCGATAACTTTGCCAAACTAATTGGTCCCCCCAAAGACGGCGATGCCCCCTATCCGGGCTATACCCTGGTGACCCTGGCTGACAAGCTGAAAGCAAACAACCTACCGTTGATTTTTGACATTGGGGTAGATGATTTCCTGATCGAAACAAACCGCGATCTACACCGCCGGCTCATGGCGAATAAAACTCCACATGATTACACGGAGCGCCCTGGTGCTCACACTTGGGAATATTGGGGGAACGCTTTGCCTTACCAACTGCTGTTTTTTAGCAAAATCCTTCAGGCAAATGGCGCTTTAGTCAATGATAAATAAGTTTCATTGCGTCAGCTTAAAACTCAGTGGTACAGATATGATCCATAAAGAAGCCCGGCTGTGCAGACACAGCCGGGCTTCTTATTTATACAAACGATTACCGATTGGTGTAGGACGTGTTTGCGTCATCGTCCAGATCGATTGTGCGGTTTGTTTGATTTGTCTGAGTCAATGGATCTGTTGAGGGCAGGTTTTCAAAATTTACATCCGTGCTCCGAACGGTGTCCCGGATGGTTTCAACGCGTTCGTTAACCTCTTTGCCGACCGATATTTCTTCAACGACGTTGGCCGTTTTCGAAACAACAGGTACTTCGGCATGCTCGACCAGTTCAATGCTGCCTTCCTGGAATGCATTCAGGTCATCGGCGGTAGCGGGCCGGTTAACGGGAGTCCGTTGCACATGCACACGCTCTTCCCGTAGACGCAGACTTTCTTCCACCGGGCGCTCAACGATGCGGCTGCGCACCCGCACACCACCACGCTCAACTTCCCGTTTGCCTACTTCCAGGTTCTCTTCAATGACTTTAATTGTCTGATCGGCATCCGTTGTTGGTAAACGATCCGTTGTGTTTGTCAGGTCGTCTGTTACACCATAGCCTGTACCTGTAGCACCAACACCAGTGGTGGCAGCGCCTGTGCTCGCAGCCCCGTATTCTACGCTGTTCGGGGTATTACTGCTTTGGTTATAATTTGCGTATCCATATTCGCTCGCCCGCTCATCAACGTCAACAGCGCCATATTCGTCGAGCAGATCGGCAGCCCGTTCGGCTTCATCCGCGGATTGCGCATGAACCGTTACAAGTGAGCCACGATTGGCTACATGCGAATACTTGCGCGACTCATCGCTATCACTACCAAACAGCGAACTGAAGAAGCCGCCAATCCCACTATCGTGATCGTCGTCATCATCCCGATCAACGCGGGTTGTGGTGCTGTCGCTGTAATTCGACGACGTTTGAGCTGACAAGTCAATGCTGTCACGTGAGAAACCGTTGCTGATTAGTTGGTCTACGGCGCGTTGCGCATCTGATGCGTCATCGAATACGCCGATTACTGTTTGTTGTGCCATTGGTCTGTGGTTTTGTTGAGTTTAACGTATGTATTGCAATAAAGGGTGATGCAAAGCCTAGGTGTTACAATCAGATTGGTTTATCCGGATTAACCGGCGTCCGTTCGACCACGATACTTTCCTTCCGCAGAAGGACCTCCTGCGATTGATATTCGTGTACCTTATGTTTTGTTACATATACTTCTTCGACTAACAGAATCTTTTTCTGTGTAACAATCACTTCCTGCAAGACAGGAACAATCATGGTATCGCCTTCGTAACGAACGCTCGGGGGCGTTTCGACATACCGATTGACGGCAACCCGTTCGACCGTGATTTCCTCCCGAGTAGTTGGTAAGCCAACAATCTGACGTTCTTCATTCACTCGTTTTATTATGTGAACTACACCCGTTTCGACCACCTCTTTGTCGACCTGCACCTGCTCCTGGATGACGTCAAACCGGTGGGTTTGCTCCGTCCATGCTGCTGCTGCAGGAGGCTGAGTTTGGTTGGGTAATTGAGTTGAATCCGCTTCGTAGTTCATGCAATCTTAAAGACGAGAAAGGCAAATTTTGTTTAAAATATTTGTCCTATGTATTTTATGGGATTTGTAATTTGCTTGCCAACTTCTCATTTTTTGAGAGGTATATAATTGATAGTTAATGATTTGTGTTTTCGTATTTCATTGTATGTGATTGGATAAGTGCACATAAATTATAAGCCCAGGCGATACACTGTACAATCGTCTTCAGACAATGAAAACTCCATGTGTGGTAGGCGGGTTTTTGCCAATCGGTCTCTTCCCGACGAATTTAGGCAGTGGGTCATCTCAGTAGTCAATACCTGATTAAGCTCCGCCATTCGTTGTTGCAACCGCAGGGAAAAGGATGAACTTGCCTAGTTGGCTATTTACGTTAGCGTTGGCACTGCTTTACAGGGGCACAAACCGTTCGCTCTGCCTATCCCATTGTCCCTAACTACACAAAAGGGCCAGTTTAAAATGGACTAACTAGCTTGGAGTGGGATAGGGGGTCAAACGAAAGGTTCTCCAGTAAATAATACCCCCTATATTCCCATTGATTTGTATCGGCAGGTAACGTTTCGGCTAGCAGTCCTGAAAAATTGCGGATGAAATAGATAGCACCCGAAAGCTAACGCATCGGTCTTACTCTTTCCCTGTCAAGTTGTGATTTCATAAGGCATTGACAGTAAGTTAATTGCTATTGATTATAAAACCGCTACCTGACTTTTGCGGTTATAATTGTCAACCGCCATCCTGAAAACCATCATGCACTTTGTTGACTATGTCCTGCTTGTCTATGCCCTTGTTGTAACAGTAGCTTCATTTCTTAATTTTATCCGTCTGGATTACTGGTGGATTCGGATGTGGGATTTCCCTCATTTACAGCTTACCGTACTGGCCGCTATCGGGCTTATTGGCTGGCTGGCAGTCGACCACACCCTGACGGGTTATT
It encodes:
- a CDS encoding DUF427 domain-containing protein; translation: MKAIWNGETIAESNDTVVVENNHYFPKESVNATFLTDSSTHSTCPWKGLASYYSLTVDGKTNTDAAWYYPEPKPAASEIKNRIAFWKGVQVVE
- a CDS encoding ABC transporter ATP-binding protein; amino-acid sequence: MIEVRKLTKRFDSHTAVQDVSLTVGRGETLVLLGTSGCGKTTTLKMINRLIEPTSGSIQVDGLDVQQQPSPALRRRIGYVIQDGGLFPHYTVADAIATVPKLLGWETARTQERIRELMDKLQLPTSLLMRYPAELSGGQRQRVGLARALAVHPPVVLMDEPFGALDPFTRKHVRRELFGLSELRETTVVLVTHDVNEALELADRIALMDKGRIVQIGPPDELLTNPATDFVRDFLDDKPHRLHD
- a CDS encoding ABC transporter permease/substrate-binding protein → MTDFFAFVRDHADKLLEQTLTHIGLTFVSLLVALLIGVPLGIFISRQTRLASGVLGVAGVLQTVPSVALLGFLIPVLGIGVGPALVALFLYALLPIIRNTYVGITEVSPLIKEAATGVGMTRNQVLTKVELPLALPVIFAGVRTATVINVGVATLAAYVAAGGLGEFIFSGIALSNVNMMLAGAIPAALLAVGFDFGLARLQRLSAKKLRVGALVFVFLVPFLSAFYLLPGRQDKLIAGFAHEFYGRADGYPGLQKTYGLHLRPRLIDQNLMYEAIRREQVDIISGYSTDGRIKAFDLLVLTDNKHAFPPYDAAPVVRQVTLKRHPELGPTLNLLAGKLTDSVMTALNYQVDYKKESPELVARFFLKRVGLYKDPRLAADSPDRRTETVVMGSKVFTEQYILAEIYRQLIEGQTRLRVITKTGLGGTQICFDALRTGAIDFYPEYTGTGLLVVLQPPVATLTKLTMQSDSVYQFCRQQFREKYQLDWLSPLGFSNSYCLMMRRSQARLDGIQSIDDLVSYLSKK
- a CDS encoding alpha/beta hydrolase — translated: MTLSRLLACVLLLTFPVSAIYAKVDTLDVPSAAMNRTLRTAVVLPQRYKKIKQPLPVLYLLHGGSGSFRDWLTKTPDKTLLQRLADQYKLIIVTPDGDPTSYYFDSPLVKSSQFETFISKELIDKIDNTYRTIQDKKGRLIAGLSMGGHGAMFISSRHPDLYAAAGSMSGVMNINTATWKVPADFAKSRADNFAKLIGPPKDGDAPYPGYTLVTLADKLKANNLPLIFDIGVDDFLIETNRDLHRRLMANKTPHDYTERPGAHTWEYWGNALPYQLLFFSKILQANGALVNDK
- a CDS encoding YsnF/AvaK domain-containing protein; translation: MAQQTVIGVFDDASDAQRAVDQLISNGFSRDSIDLSAQTSSNYSDSTTTRVDRDDDDDHDSGIGGFFSSLFGSDSDESRKYSHVANRGSLVTVHAQSADEAERAADLLDEYGAVDVDERASEYGYANYNQSSNTPNSVEYGAASTGAATTGVGATGTGYGVTDDLTNTTDRLPTTDADQTIKVIEENLEVGKREVERGGVRVRSRIVERPVEESLRLREERVHVQRTPVNRPATADDLNAFQEGSIELVEHAEVPVVSKTANVVEEISVGKEVNERVETIRDTVRSTDVNFENLPSTDPLTQTNQTNRTIDLDDDANTSYTNR
- a CDS encoding YsnF/AvaK domain-containing protein, with amino-acid sequence MNYEADSTQLPNQTQPPAAAAWTEQTHRFDVIQEQVQVDKEVVETGVVHIIKRVNEERQIVGLPTTREEITVERVAVNRYVETPPSVRYEGDTMIVPVLQEVIVTQKKILLVEEVYVTKHKVHEYQSQEVLLRKESIVVERTPVNPDKPI